A genomic stretch from Kribbella amoyensis includes:
- a CDS encoding enoyl-CoA hydratase/isomerase family protein, giving the protein MTDDVRFDLDGQVAVITLNRPAKLNAVTQAMSDRLVELAQRCNEDDEVRAVVLTGAGDRAFCAGSDIGELAKYRTPWEFRNRADYCDSLKLLRKPIVAAINGYALGGGLETALICDVRLASATAKLAAPEVKLGWIGGGGMSALLERSIGSSNAALMLMTGDPIDAQRALAWGLVSEVLAPDDLVPRALEVAATIASRAPIAVETAKANLAAAASMPLEQAVRYERDLQTVCFATQDAAEGRAAFAEKRAPTFIRA; this is encoded by the coding sequence ATGACGGACGACGTGCGGTTCGACCTGGACGGCCAGGTCGCCGTCATCACCCTGAACCGGCCGGCGAAACTCAACGCGGTCACGCAGGCGATGTCGGACCGGCTGGTCGAGCTGGCGCAACGCTGCAACGAGGACGACGAGGTCCGCGCGGTCGTCCTGACGGGTGCGGGTGATCGGGCGTTCTGCGCGGGCTCGGACATCGGTGAGCTGGCGAAGTACCGGACCCCGTGGGAGTTCCGGAACCGGGCCGACTACTGCGACTCGCTGAAGCTGCTCCGGAAGCCGATCGTTGCCGCGATCAACGGGTACGCGCTGGGCGGCGGACTGGAGACCGCGTTGATCTGCGACGTCCGGCTCGCCTCGGCGACGGCGAAGCTGGCCGCGCCGGAGGTCAAGCTGGGCTGGATCGGCGGCGGTGGCATGTCGGCCCTGCTGGAGCGGTCGATCGGCAGCAGCAACGCCGCGCTGATGCTGATGACCGGTGATCCGATCGACGCACAACGGGCCCTCGCGTGGGGCCTGGTCAGCGAGGTCCTCGCACCGGACGACCTGGTACCACGGGCGCTGGAGGTGGCGGCCACGATCGCGAGCCGGGCACCGATCGCGGTGGAGACGGCGAAGGCGAACCTGGCCGCGGCCGCCTCGATGCCGCTGGAGCAGGCGGTCCGCTACGAGCGCGACCTGCAGACTGTCTGTTTCGCGACCCAGGACGCGGCCGAGGGGCGAGCCGCCTTCGCCGAGAAGCGGGCGCCGACGTTCATTCGGGCGTGA
- a CDS encoding FadR/GntR family transcriptional regulator encodes MALTDVAIERIKAMILDGSLKPGDRLPREADLAEQLRISRSSLREAVKALAMIRILDVRRGDGTYVTSLTPEILLETMGFIIDVHQDSSVLDLFEVRRALEPMAAEKAARLMSDADAAGLLALVDSITADAPVDEVVANDLEFHHRIAEASGNAVLCSFIDGVAGRTHRARLWRGVTQQDSFDQTRREHRAIALAIADRQPSIAAAHSLSHVAGIENWIRRHLTDLTPE; translated from the coding sequence ATGGCCCTGACCGACGTGGCCATCGAGCGGATCAAGGCGATGATCCTCGACGGCAGCCTGAAGCCGGGTGACCGGCTGCCGCGCGAGGCCGACCTGGCCGAGCAACTGCGGATCTCGCGCAGTTCGCTGCGCGAGGCGGTCAAGGCGCTGGCGATGATCCGGATCCTCGACGTCCGGCGCGGTGACGGCACCTACGTGACCAGCCTGACGCCGGAGATCCTGCTGGAGACGATGGGCTTCATCATCGACGTCCACCAGGACTCCAGTGTGCTCGACCTGTTCGAGGTCCGGCGCGCGCTCGAACCGATGGCCGCCGAGAAGGCCGCCCGGCTGATGTCCGACGCGGACGCGGCCGGGCTGCTCGCACTGGTCGACTCGATCACCGCCGACGCGCCGGTCGACGAGGTGGTCGCGAACGACCTGGAGTTCCACCACCGGATCGCCGAGGCCTCCGGGAACGCGGTGCTGTGCTCGTTCATCGACGGGGTGGCCGGCCGGACCCACCGGGCCCGGCTCTGGCGTGGCGTGACCCAGCAGGACTCGTTCGACCAGACCCGGCGGGAGCACCGCGCGATCGCGCTGGCCATCGCCGACCGGCAGCCGAGTATCGCGGCCGCCCACTCGCTGTCGCACGTGGCCGGGATCGAGAACTGGATCCGCCGTCACCTCACCGACCTCACGCCCGAATGA
- a CDS encoding SDR family NAD(P)-dependent oxidoreductase, whose translation MSGEYEGLVALVTGGASGIGAAVAAELASRGAQVAALDLDPAGVPDGVLGLKADVTNDESVRQAVDQVIATWGRLDVVVNNAGIGAQGTVSDNSDEQWHQVYDVNVVGAVRVSRAALPHLRKSPAAAIVNVASVAATAGLPQRALYSATKGALQSLTMAMAADHVREGIRVNCVNPGTAETPWVQRLLDSAPDPQAERAALDARQPHGRLVTAQEVALAVAYLGGPNSGSTVGAALAVDGGMAGLRLRPVG comes from the coding sequence ATGAGCGGCGAGTACGAGGGGCTGGTCGCGCTCGTCACCGGGGGCGCGTCCGGGATCGGCGCGGCCGTCGCCGCCGAGCTCGCGAGTCGCGGTGCCCAGGTCGCCGCCCTGGACCTGGACCCGGCCGGCGTCCCGGACGGCGTGCTCGGGCTGAAGGCCGACGTGACGAACGACGAGAGCGTGCGGCAGGCGGTGGACCAGGTGATCGCGACCTGGGGCCGGCTGGACGTGGTGGTCAACAACGCCGGAATCGGTGCCCAGGGCACCGTTTCCGACAACTCCGACGAGCAGTGGCACCAGGTGTACGACGTGAACGTGGTCGGCGCGGTCCGGGTCAGCCGGGCCGCCCTGCCGCATCTGCGGAAGTCGCCCGCGGCCGCGATCGTCAACGTCGCCTCGGTCGCCGCGACGGCCGGGCTGCCGCAGCGCGCGTTGTACTCGGCCACCAAGGGCGCCCTGCAGTCGCTCACGATGGCGATGGCCGCGGACCACGTCCGGGAAGGCATCCGGGTCAACTGCGTGAACCCGGGAACGGCCGAGACGCCGTGGGTCCAGCGGCTGCTCGACTCCGCCCCCGATCCGCAGGCCGAGCGGGCCGCCTTGGATGCCCGACAGCCGCACGGACGCCTGGTCACGGCGCAGGAGGTCGCGCTCGCGGTCGCGTACCTCGGCGGCCCCAACTCGGGCTCGACCGTCGGCGCCGCCCTCGCGGTCGACGGCGGTATGGCCGGTCTACGGCTCCGCCCGGTCGGCTGA
- a CDS encoding fumarylacetoacetate hydrolase family protein, with protein MKFARLGAVGQEQPVVIADDRTYDLRGLTRDLDGEFWASGGPARVATALAAGDLPLLDGADSLRIGAPITKPGAIVCIGMNYAAHAAESGAQPPTVPVLFFKAPNTLAGPNDPVTIPRNSVKTDWEVELGVVIGKRASYLDSPAESLDHVAGFVVANDLSEREFQLEVSGGQWSKGKIAAGFSPVGPWLVTPDEIEAGKLGLRSFVNGEPRQDSSTADLIFDVAHIIHHLSQYMVLDPGDLVLTGTPEGVALSGRFPYLAPGDVVELEIDGLGRQRQEYVAFGAGR; from the coding sequence ATGAAGTTCGCGCGTCTGGGAGCGGTCGGCCAGGAACAGCCCGTGGTGATCGCCGACGACCGGACCTACGACCTCCGAGGGCTCACCCGCGACCTCGACGGCGAGTTCTGGGCGTCCGGTGGTCCGGCCCGGGTCGCCACCGCGCTCGCGGCCGGGGACCTCCCGCTGCTCGACGGTGCCGACAGCCTCCGGATCGGCGCCCCGATCACCAAGCCCGGCGCGATCGTCTGCATCGGGATGAACTACGCGGCCCACGCGGCCGAGTCCGGTGCCCAGCCGCCCACCGTCCCGGTGCTGTTCTTCAAGGCCCCCAACACGTTGGCCGGTCCGAACGACCCGGTCACGATCCCGCGCAACAGCGTGAAGACGGACTGGGAGGTCGAGCTCGGTGTCGTGATCGGCAAGCGCGCGTCGTACCTCGACTCGCCGGCCGAGAGCCTCGACCACGTGGCCGGCTTCGTGGTCGCCAACGACCTGTCCGAGCGGGAGTTCCAGCTCGAGGTCTCCGGCGGCCAGTGGAGCAAGGGCAAGATCGCCGCCGGGTTCAGCCCCGTCGGCCCGTGGCTGGTCACCCCGGACGAGATCGAGGCCGGCAAGCTCGGGCTGCGCAGCTTCGTCAACGGCGAGCCCCGGCAGGACTCCAGCACCGCCGACCTGATCTTCGACGTCGCGCACATCATCCACCACCTGAGCCAGTACATGGTGCTCGATCCGGGCGACCTGGTGCTGACCGGGACGCCCGAGGGCGTCGCGCTGTCCGGCCGGTTCCCGTACCTCGCGCCGGGTGACGTGGTCGAGCTGGAGATCGACGGCCTCGGCCGCCAGCGGCAGGAGTACGTCGCGTTCGGAGCGGGCCGATGA
- a CDS encoding lipoate--protein ligase family protein has translation MRVYRGGSGGGGEALELAVAHALVRRVAAGEVGEALRIYRPSAPVVVFGRRDTRLPGFGAAVEAARSAGFESLVRAVGGRPVAYTPDALVIDHVNYEQLAPDGMETRFKEFGTLYADVLRDVGIDARVGAVPGEYCPGAHSVNARGVVKLVGTGQRIVRNGWLFSALVVVGGDEVLRPLLTEVYRHLDLPFDAASVGSVSTEVPGLTAEAVERRVLAAYAAQSDLEPADLDTATLELASSLAADHRAEVTSADGEYSRS, from the coding sequence GTGCGGGTCTATCGCGGCGGATCGGGTGGTGGGGGCGAGGCGCTGGAGCTGGCCGTCGCCCATGCGCTGGTGCGGCGCGTTGCTGCCGGCGAAGTGGGTGAGGCGCTGCGGATCTACCGGCCGTCCGCGCCGGTCGTGGTCTTCGGTCGCCGGGACACGCGGCTGCCCGGGTTCGGCGCCGCGGTGGAGGCGGCCCGGTCGGCCGGCTTCGAGTCACTGGTCCGGGCGGTCGGCGGGCGCCCGGTCGCGTACACGCCGGACGCACTGGTGATCGACCACGTGAACTACGAACAGCTCGCGCCGGACGGGATGGAGACACGCTTCAAGGAGTTCGGCACCCTGTACGCCGACGTGCTGCGGGACGTCGGTATCGATGCCCGCGTCGGCGCGGTCCCCGGTGAGTACTGCCCGGGTGCGCACAGCGTCAACGCTCGTGGAGTCGTCAAGCTGGTCGGCACCGGGCAGCGGATCGTCCGCAACGGCTGGTTGTTCAGCGCGTTGGTCGTGGTCGGTGGTGACGAGGTCCTGCGGCCCTTGCTGACCGAGGTCTATCGCCACCTGGACCTGCCGTTCGACGCCGCGTCGGTCGGGTCGGTGTCGACCGAGGTCCCGGGCCTCACCGCCGAAGCCGTCGAGCGCCGCGTCCTCGCCGCGTACGCCGCGCAGAGCGACCTCGAACCGGCCGACCTGGACACCGCGACCCTCGAACTGGCTTCATCGTTGGCAGCGGATCACCGCGCCGAGGTCACGTCGGCCGACGGGGAGTACTCGCGGAGCTGA
- a CDS encoding class I SAM-dependent methyltransferase: protein MAASDPYGGRPPTSHERMAGQPWDASYTDGPAPWDFGGPQPAVVEVAAAGGFAGDVLDAGCGSGENALHLAASGLRVLGVDVAETALAMAREKAKARGIEAEFATADALHLQRLGRRFDSVLDSALFHSFDTGERPAYVAGLAQVLVPEGVVQLFCFSDRGPGTGPHPVGEDELRAAFDPAAGWTVEVVEPVRIRTRFHDEHGAPGWHATIRRRG from the coding sequence ATGGCGGCAAGTGATCCGTACGGTGGCCGGCCGCCGACCAGCCACGAACGGATGGCCGGTCAGCCCTGGGACGCGTCGTACACCGACGGCCCGGCGCCGTGGGACTTCGGCGGGCCGCAGCCGGCGGTCGTCGAGGTCGCGGCCGCGGGCGGCTTCGCCGGGGACGTCCTCGACGCGGGCTGCGGGAGCGGCGAGAACGCGCTGCACCTCGCGGCGTCGGGATTGCGGGTGCTCGGCGTCGACGTGGCCGAGACGGCACTCGCGATGGCGCGGGAGAAGGCGAAGGCCCGCGGGATCGAGGCCGAGTTCGCGACCGCGGACGCGTTGCACCTGCAGCGATTGGGACGCCGGTTCGACTCGGTGCTGGACAGCGCGTTGTTCCACAGCTTCGACACCGGGGAGCGACCGGCGTACGTCGCGGGGCTGGCCCAGGTTCTCGTACCAGAAGGCGTGGTGCAGCTGTTCTGCTTCAGCGACCGGGGACCGGGGACCGGCCCGCACCCCGTCGGCGAGGACGAGCTGCGGGCGGCCTTCGATCCCGCGGCCGGCTGGACCGTCGAGGTCGTCGAGCCGGTCCGGATCCGGACCAGGTTTCACGACGAGCACGGCGCGCCGGGATGGCACGCGACGATCCGCCGGCGCGGCTGA
- a CDS encoding SRPBCC family protein, with protein sequence MPTNSLLRAETRSLAIDAPPATVLDFLADPRNLPRWAPGVAKSVRVDGDDWLLDNGETEVRITPRTSLRHGTVDLLTGPGAGVFTRVLPNGDGSEYQFTLFFPADTPEAAVEDQLKIVEAELRTVRDLCTR encoded by the coding sequence ATGCCTACTAACTCTTTGCTGCGCGCCGAGACCCGCAGCCTCGCGATCGACGCCCCGCCGGCCACCGTCCTCGACTTCCTCGCCGACCCGCGGAACCTGCCCCGCTGGGCTCCCGGCGTGGCGAAGTCCGTCCGGGTGGACGGCGACGACTGGCTCCTCGACAACGGCGAGACCGAGGTCCGGATCACGCCGCGCACGTCCCTCCGGCACGGCACGGTCGACCTGCTGACCGGCCCGGGCGCCGGGGTCTTCACCCGGGTCCTGCCGAACGGCGACGGCAGCGAGTACCAGTTCACGCTGTTCTTCCCCGCGGACACGCCCGAGGCGGCCGTCGAGGATCAGCTGAAGATCGTCGAGGCGGAGCTCCGGACCGTCCGGGACCTCTGCACCCGGTAG
- a CDS encoding MarR family winged helix-turn-helix transcriptional regulator: MESEDLGALFGLIARRLMLAEKPLLTGHGLSMWGYAVLTRLAERPAETQQALAQAIGYDKTRLIALLDTLEADGLVIRTPDPADRRARTVGLTRAGQDRFRAARAAVRAMEQEFLGDLTAAEKRALLAVLPRLAHGS; the protein is encoded by the coding sequence ATGGAGAGCGAGGATCTCGGCGCCCTGTTCGGGCTGATCGCCCGCCGGCTGATGCTCGCCGAGAAACCGCTGCTGACCGGCCACGGGCTGTCGATGTGGGGGTACGCGGTGCTCACCCGGCTCGCCGAGCGGCCGGCCGAGACCCAGCAGGCGCTGGCCCAGGCGATCGGCTACGACAAGACCCGCCTGATCGCGCTGCTCGACACCCTCGAGGCCGACGGTCTCGTCATCCGGACGCCCGATCCGGCGGACCGGCGGGCCCGTACCGTCGGTCTGACCCGCGCCGGACAGGACCGGTTCCGGGCCGCCCGGGCCGCCGTCCGGGCGATGGAGCAGGAGTTCCTCGGCGACCTCACCGCCGCCGAGAAACGGGCCCTGCTCGCCGTCCTGCCTCGCCTCGCTCACGGGAGTTGA
- a CDS encoding PPOX class F420-dependent oxidoreductase: MEIPPVFHDLLASRAVAFVSTIGKRGEPQTTPLWFLFDGERVRISLVDGRQKLRNLRRDPRISVVVVEPDRPTYYLELRGRISELVADPGLELERAIATKYTGGWSDVEPPGTTRYATSIVVERTTQQLGEPG; the protein is encoded by the coding sequence ATGGAGATTCCGCCGGTGTTCCACGACCTGCTCGCCTCCCGGGCGGTCGCGTTCGTGTCCACGATCGGCAAACGCGGTGAGCCGCAGACGACGCCGTTGTGGTTCCTCTTCGACGGCGAGCGGGTCCGGATCAGCCTGGTCGACGGCCGGCAGAAGCTGCGCAACCTGCGCCGGGACCCGCGCATCTCCGTCGTGGTCGTGGAACCGGACCGCCCCACCTACTACCTGGAACTGCGCGGCCGGATCAGCGAGCTGGTCGCCGATCCCGGCCTCGAACTGGAACGCGCGATCGCGACCAAGTACACCGGCGGCTGGAGCGACGTCGAACCCCCGGGCACCACCCGGTACGCGACCAGCATCGTCGTCGAGCGCACCACCCAGCAGCTCGGCGAGCCGGGCTGA
- a CDS encoding DUF1345 domain-containing protein has translation MPTSPVARLLISVVAGAIVGAIVGLGWTAALGVLSGIAVLAALFVLSGVVVLWPMTADATRRNARREDFRPVVEELFVVAATIGSLTAIVFVLILDRSGTRNTAAAIGLAGVFLNWAVLHLMYAARYAHLYYGDPLGGIDFNTTEEPPSYRDFFYFSYNLGMTYQVSDTDVGSTAIRAVVLRHCLLSYVFGTVILAATINLVAGIVTG, from the coding sequence ATGCCCACGTCCCCGGTGGCCCGCCTGCTGATCTCGGTCGTGGCCGGGGCGATCGTCGGGGCGATCGTCGGGCTGGGTTGGACCGCCGCGCTCGGCGTGCTGTCCGGGATCGCGGTGCTGGCGGCGTTGTTCGTCCTCAGCGGGGTGGTCGTGCTCTGGCCGATGACGGCCGACGCGACCCGGCGGAACGCGCGCCGCGAGGACTTCCGGCCCGTCGTCGAGGAGCTCTTCGTGGTCGCGGCCACGATCGGCAGCCTGACCGCGATCGTCTTCGTGCTGATCCTGGACCGCTCCGGCACCAGGAACACGGCCGCCGCGATCGGCCTGGCCGGTGTTTTTCTGAACTGGGCCGTGCTGCACCTGATGTACGCCGCCCGGTACGCGCACCTCTACTACGGCGACCCGCTCGGCGGGATCGACTTCAACACCACCGAAGAGCCGCCGTCGTACCGGGACTTCTTCTACTTCAGCTACAACCTCGGGATGACCTACCAGGTGTCGGACACGGACGTGGGGAGCACCGCGATCCGCGCGGTGGTGCTGCGTCACTGTCTGCTCTCGTACGTCTTCGGAACGGTCATCCTGGCCGCGACGATCAACCTGGTCGCGGGGATCGTCACCGGCTGA
- a CDS encoding ATP-binding protein translates to METRGDPSVWGGPGRLRGRRTECAVLDETVAAVRAGAGRSLVLRGDAGVGKTALLEYAVHGATGLRVLHAVGVESEMELAFSALHQLCTPMLDRLDRLPDPQRDALGTVFGLSNGGPPDRFLVGLAVLSLLSELAADGPLVCVVDDAQWLDRASAQVLGVVARRLVVEPVGMLFGTRRPTAELHALPELEITGLRIGDARALLDSAVRFVLDERVRDRIVAETGGNPLALLELPRGLTVAQLAGGFGLPGTQELPRRIESSFLARIGELPEQTRLLLLIAAAESVGDPLLVRRAAERLGVGPEAVTGAETEGLLAIGERVTFRHPLVRSAVYRAASAQDRRAAHLALAEVTDAKADPDRRVWHLAAAAPGPDEHVAAALERSSGRAQARGGLAAAAAFLQRSVALTDDFARRADRALGAAQVSLLAGEFDSALGLLATAEVGVLDEYQRARTNLLRGQIAFASGHGSDAPPLLLKAAKQWELLDLDLARETYLDAWGAALFAGRLATAGSLREASRAALALPRAESPRPSDLLLEGLATLVMAGRAAAAPILRRATGAFAARDVSIEDNFRWGWLTTVPSNVLWDDGAWHGINVRQLRLARRSGALARLPIDLTAHAILVAWRGDFPEAEAAIAEIHAVVDATETRIAPYAAMLLAAMKGRPAEATPLITAAAKDAAAGGQGIGVQYGQWVSAILANGLGRYDEALTAAEQASQETPELFLSAWALPELVEAAVRSGKPHVAAAGLERLQEATSAAGTDWALGVEARSRALVGEGKVAEQSYRDAIERLERTLIGPELARAHLLYGEWLRRQSRRVDARGQLRTAHEMLTSIGMEAFAERARRELLSTGETVRKRSAGATRDELTPQEKQIALLARDGLSNPEVGARLFLSPRTVEWHLRKIFTKLAISSRKDLRDALRSAGD, encoded by the coding sequence GTGGAGACACGCGGGGACCCGTCCGTCTGGGGTGGGCCGGGGAGGTTGCGCGGACGGCGGACCGAGTGTGCCGTCCTCGACGAGACGGTCGCCGCGGTGCGGGCCGGGGCCGGCCGCTCTTTGGTGCTGCGCGGTGACGCCGGCGTCGGCAAGACGGCCCTGCTCGAGTACGCCGTGCACGGCGCGACCGGGCTCCGGGTACTGCACGCGGTCGGCGTCGAGTCCGAGATGGAGCTGGCGTTCTCGGCCCTGCACCAGCTGTGTACACCGATGCTGGACCGGCTGGATCGGCTCCCGGATCCGCAACGAGACGCCCTGGGTACGGTCTTCGGCCTGAGCAACGGGGGACCGCCGGATCGCTTCCTGGTCGGGCTGGCCGTTCTCAGCCTGCTGTCCGAGCTGGCCGCGGACGGGCCGCTCGTCTGCGTGGTGGACGACGCGCAATGGCTGGACCGGGCATCCGCGCAGGTCCTCGGAGTGGTCGCGCGCCGGTTGGTGGTCGAGCCGGTCGGGATGCTGTTCGGCACGCGGCGGCCGACCGCCGAGTTGCACGCGCTCCCGGAGCTGGAGATCACCGGCCTGCGGATCGGCGACGCGCGAGCGCTGCTGGATTCGGCGGTCCGGTTCGTCCTGGACGAGCGGGTCCGGGACCGGATCGTGGCCGAGACCGGTGGGAATCCGCTGGCCCTGCTCGAACTGCCGCGGGGACTGACGGTGGCGCAGCTGGCCGGCGGATTCGGGCTGCCGGGGACGCAGGAGCTGCCGCGGCGGATCGAGTCGAGCTTCCTGGCCCGGATCGGCGAGCTCCCCGAGCAGACCCGGTTGCTCCTGCTGATCGCGGCGGCGGAGTCGGTGGGTGATCCGTTGCTGGTCCGGCGGGCGGCCGAACGGCTGGGTGTCGGGCCGGAGGCGGTGACCGGCGCCGAGACCGAAGGCCTGCTGGCGATCGGGGAGCGGGTGACGTTCCGCCATCCGCTCGTCCGGTCGGCCGTGTACCGGGCCGCCTCGGCCCAGGACCGCCGGGCCGCGCACCTGGCGCTGGCCGAGGTGACCGACGCGAAGGCGGATCCCGATCGGCGGGTGTGGCATCTGGCCGCGGCCGCGCCGGGACCCGACGAGCACGTCGCGGCCGCCCTCGAGCGGTCCTCCGGCCGGGCCCAGGCCCGCGGAGGGCTGGCGGCCGCGGCGGCGTTCCTGCAACGGTCGGTCGCCCTGACCGACGACTTCGCGCGGCGGGCGGACCGCGCGCTGGGAGCGGCCCAGGTCAGTCTGCTGGCCGGGGAGTTCGACTCCGCGCTCGGGCTGCTCGCGACGGCCGAGGTCGGGGTGCTCGACGAGTACCAGCGGGCCCGGACCAACCTGTTGCGCGGCCAGATCGCCTTCGCGTCGGGGCACGGCAGCGATGCGCCGCCCCTGCTGCTCAAGGCGGCGAAGCAGTGGGAACTCCTCGACCTCGACCTCGCCCGGGAGACGTACCTGGACGCCTGGGGCGCGGCGCTGTTCGCCGGCCGGCTGGCGACCGCCGGCAGTCTGCGGGAAGCGTCCCGGGCCGCGCTGGCGCTGCCGCGGGCGGAGTCGCCGCGGCCGTCCGACCTGTTGCTGGAAGGACTGGCGACGCTGGTGATGGCGGGGCGGGCCGCGGCCGCGCCGATCCTCCGGCGGGCGACCGGTGCGTTCGCCGCGCGGGACGTGTCGATCGAGGACAACTTCCGCTGGGGCTGGCTGACCACGGTGCCGTCCAACGTGCTCTGGGACGACGGCGCCTGGCACGGGATCAACGTCCGGCAGCTCCGGCTGGCCCGCAGGTCGGGTGCCCTGGCCCGGCTGCCGATCGACCTGACCGCGCACGCGATCCTGGTCGCGTGGCGCGGCGACTTCCCCGAGGCGGAGGCCGCGATCGCCGAGATCCACGCCGTCGTCGACGCCACCGAGACCCGGATCGCGCCGTACGCGGCGATGCTGCTGGCCGCGATGAAGGGTCGTCCGGCCGAGGCGACCCCGTTGATCACGGCCGCCGCCAAGGACGCCGCCGCCGGGGGCCAGGGCATCGGTGTGCAGTACGGACAGTGGGTCTCCGCGATCCTGGCCAACGGCCTCGGCCGGTACGACGAGGCGCTGACCGCTGCCGAGCAGGCGAGCCAGGAGACGCCCGAGCTGTTCCTGTCCGCGTGGGCGTTGCCCGAGCTTGTGGAGGCCGCTGTCCGGAGCGGGAAACCGCACGTCGCCGCGGCCGGACTCGAACGGTTGCAGGAGGCAACGAGCGCCGCCGGTACCGACTGGGCGCTCGGCGTCGAGGCGAGGTCACGGGCCCTGGTCGGCGAGGGCAAGGTCGCCGAGCAGTCGTACCGGGACGCGATCGAGCGGTTGGAGCGGACGCTGATCGGGCCTGAGCTGGCTCGCGCGCATCTGCTGTACGGGGAGTGGTTGCGCCGGCAGAGTCGCCGCGTCGACGCGCGAGGCCAGCTGCGGACCGCGCACGAGATGCTCACCTCGATCGGAATGGAGGCGTTCGCCGAGCGCGCTCGCCGGGAGTTGTTGTCGACGGGTGAGACCGTGCGGAAGCGGTCCGCGGGAGCGACCCGGGACGAGCTGACCCCGCAGGAGAAGCAGATCGCGTTGCTCGCCCGGGACGGGTTGTCGAATCCCGAGGTCGGCGCCCGGCTGTTCCTCAGCCCGCGGACGGTCGAGTGGCACCTGCGGAAGATCTTCACCAAGCTCGCGATCAGCTCCCGCAAGGACCTCCGCGACGCGCTCCGCTCCGCCGGGGACTGA
- a CDS encoding VOC family protein, which translates to MSSTELRPDGTTGARAGRSDYKLEVIVIPVSDVDRAAEFYDRLGWRVDADFRNGDARLLQFTPPGSPCSVIFGTGVSPSTPGSSQFMVLAVTDIEAARQELVDKGVDASEVYHDGTGGYAFFDPDVRAPGPDPDRRSYASYVTFNDPDGNGWMLQELTTRLPGRIDSGVTGYASTSDLAGALRRAAAAHGEHEKRSGGEYDENWPDWYAAYLVAEQSGADLPQ; encoded by the coding sequence ATGAGCAGTACCGAACTCCGGCCTGACGGCACCACCGGCGCGAGAGCGGGCAGGTCCGACTACAAGCTCGAGGTCATCGTCATCCCGGTGTCCGACGTCGACCGCGCGGCCGAGTTCTACGACCGGCTCGGCTGGCGGGTGGACGCGGACTTCCGCAACGGCGACGCCCGCCTACTCCAGTTCACCCCGCCGGGGTCGCCGTGCTCGGTGATCTTCGGGACCGGGGTGTCCCCGTCCACGCCGGGGTCGTCGCAGTTCATGGTGCTGGCCGTCACCGACATCGAGGCGGCGCGGCAGGAACTGGTGGACAAGGGCGTCGACGCGAGCGAGGTGTACCACGACGGCACCGGCGGCTACGCGTTCTTCGACCCCGACGTGCGGGCCCCCGGGCCGGATCCGGACCGCCGCAGCTACGCGTCGTACGTGACCTTCAACGACCCGGACGGCAACGGCTGGATGCTGCAGGAGCTGACCACGCGGCTGCCGGGCCGGATCGACAGCGGCGTGACCGGGTACGCCTCGACGTCGGACCTGGCCGGAGCGCTCCGGCGAGCGGCCGCCGCGCACGGCGAGCACGAGAAGCGTTCCGGCGGCGAGTACGACGAGAACTGGCCCGACTGGTACGCCGCGTACCTGGTGGCGGAGCAGTCCGGCGCGGACCTGCCGCAGTGA